From a single Micromonospora carbonacea genomic region:
- the paaE gene encoding 1,2-phenylacetyl-CoA epoxidase subunit PaaE: protein MTVTITRPARRRPAFHPLPVAAVDRLTADAVAITFAVPEELRTLFTFTAGQHLTVRLPAGSTGADADVRRSYSICSTPDELARHGRLRIGVREVPGGAFSAYACSVLRHGDTVEVLPPLGHFTTAFDPGRARRYGAVAAGSGITPVLALVATALAVEPASTFTLVYGNRTANSVMFAEELADLKDRHPTRLHLVHVLSREPGESPLLSGRIDADRLGRLLDTIVPGDAIEEWFLCGPYGMVVDAKAVLAARGLPESAVHAELFHVAETPAPTQRRPAGPTGDAEVTIVLDGRASTFPMGREERVLDAALRVRGELPYACKGGVCSTCRAKVVSGAVTMARNYALEPDEVAAGYVLTCQSTPTTDTLTVDYDA, encoded by the coding sequence GTGACTGTCACGATCACCCGCCCGGCCCGTCGCCGGCCGGCCTTCCACCCGCTGCCCGTCGCCGCCGTCGACCGGCTCACCGCCGACGCCGTGGCGATCACCTTCGCCGTGCCGGAGGAGCTGCGGACGCTCTTCACGTTCACCGCCGGCCAGCACCTCACCGTGCGGCTCCCCGCCGGCTCCACCGGCGCGGACGCGGACGTGCGGCGGTCGTACTCGATCTGCTCGACGCCCGACGAGCTGGCCCGGCACGGCCGGCTGCGGATCGGGGTGCGGGAGGTCCCCGGCGGCGCGTTCTCGGCCTACGCCTGCTCGGTGCTGCGGCACGGCGACACCGTCGAGGTGCTGCCGCCGCTCGGGCACTTCACCACGGCATTCGACCCGGGCCGGGCCCGCCGCTACGGCGCGGTCGCCGCCGGCTCCGGCATCACCCCGGTGCTCGCGCTGGTCGCCACGGCCCTGGCCGTCGAGCCGGCCAGCACCTTCACCCTGGTGTACGGCAACCGCACGGCCAACTCGGTGATGTTCGCCGAGGAGCTGGCCGACCTGAAGGACCGCCACCCGACGCGGCTGCACCTGGTGCACGTGCTGTCCCGGGAGCCCGGCGAGTCGCCGCTGCTGTCGGGGCGGATCGACGCCGACCGGCTGGGCCGCCTGCTGGACACGATCGTGCCGGGCGACGCGATCGAGGAGTGGTTCCTCTGCGGCCCGTACGGCATGGTGGTTGACGCGAAGGCGGTGCTCGCCGCGCGGGGCCTGCCGGAGTCGGCGGTGCACGCGGAGCTGTTCCACGTCGCCGAGACGCCCGCGCCGACGCAGCGCCGCCCCGCCGGGCCGACCGGGGACGCCGAGGTGACGATCGTGCTGGACGGCCGGGCGTCGACCTTCCCGATGGGCCGTGAGGAACGGGTCCTCGACGCGGCGCTGCGGGTGCGCGGCGAGCTGCCGTACGCGTGCAAGGGCGGGGTCTGCTCGACCTGCCGGGCGAAGGTGGTCTCCGGCGCGGTGACGATGGCCCGCAACTACGCCCTGGAGCCGGACGAGGTCGCCGCCGGGTACGTGCTGACCTGCCAGTCCACCCCCACCACCGACACCCTCACCGTCGACTACGACGCGTAG
- the paaD gene encoding 1,2-phenylacetyl-CoA epoxidase subunit PaaD: MVDPRTAVAAVVDPEIRVITIDELGILRAVDQDPATGRVTVTITPTYTGCPAMDVIRADIRRALAAAGHPDADVRTVYSPAWSTDWISDAGRAKLAAAGIAPPPATPGGAAGAGTVVPLTLAVRCPLCGSAETEQVSRFGSTACKALWRCRACREPFDHLKAL; this comes from the coding sequence GTGGTAGACCCGAGGACGGCCGTGGCGGCGGTGGTGGACCCGGAGATCCGGGTGATCACCATCGACGAGCTGGGCATCCTGCGGGCGGTCGACCAGGACCCGGCCACCGGCCGGGTCACCGTGACCATCACCCCCACCTACACCGGCTGCCCGGCGATGGACGTGATCCGGGCCGACATCCGGCGGGCGCTGGCCGCCGCCGGGCACCCCGACGCCGACGTCCGCACGGTCTACAGCCCGGCGTGGAGCACCGACTGGATCTCCGACGCGGGCCGCGCCAAGCTGGCCGCCGCCGGCATCGCCCCGCCGCCCGCGACCCCGGGCGGGGCCGCCGGGGCCGGCACGGTCGTGCCGCTGACCCTCGCCGTCCGCTGCCCGCTCTGCGGCTCGGCGGAGACCGAGCAGGTCAGCCGGTTCGGCTCCACCGCCTGCAAGGCCCTGTGGCGCTGCCGCGCCTGCCGCGAACCCTTCGACCACCTGAAGGCGCTGTGA
- the paaC gene encoding 1,2-phenylacetyl-CoA epoxidase subunit PaaC, whose protein sequence is MRQPFDFALALGDDALVAAQRLGEWTSRAPEMEEDVALANIALDQLGAARLLLTYAGELEGAGRDEDALAYLRDDREFRNCLLVELPNGDFAVTMAKLLFLSAYQLPLYAALAGCADERLAAIGAKARKESAYHRDHAALWVRRLGDGTAESHRRMQAAVDHVWPYAHELFAPWPGAPVDPATLRGEFDAYVGPVLAEATLTRPADGWAPAGGRDGVHTEHLSYLLAEMQVLHRAHPGAQW, encoded by the coding sequence GTGAGGCAGCCCTTCGACTTCGCCCTCGCCCTCGGCGACGACGCGCTGGTCGCCGCGCAGCGCCTCGGCGAGTGGACCAGCCGCGCCCCGGAGATGGAGGAGGACGTCGCGCTGGCCAACATCGCCCTCGACCAGCTCGGGGCGGCCCGACTCCTGCTCACCTACGCGGGTGAGCTGGAGGGGGCGGGCCGCGACGAGGACGCGCTGGCGTACCTGCGCGACGACCGGGAGTTCCGCAACTGCCTGCTGGTCGAGCTGCCCAACGGCGACTTCGCGGTGACCATGGCGAAGCTGCTGTTCCTGTCCGCCTACCAGCTCCCGCTCTACGCCGCGCTGGCCGGCTGCGCCGACGAGCGGCTCGCCGCGATCGGGGCGAAGGCGCGCAAGGAGTCCGCCTACCACCGGGACCACGCCGCGCTGTGGGTGCGCCGGCTCGGCGACGGCACCGCCGAGTCGCACCGCCGCATGCAGGCCGCCGTCGACCACGTCTGGCCGTACGCGCACGAGCTGTTCGCGCCGTGGCCGGGCGCGCCGGTCGACCCGGCCACCCTGCGCGGCGAGTTCGACGCGTACGTCGGGCCGGTGCTGGCCGAGGCGACCCTGACCCGGCCGGCGGACGGCTGGGCCCCGGCCGGCGGGCGGGACGGCGTGCACACCGAGCACCTGTCGTACCTGCTGGCGGAGATGCAGGTGCTGCACCGCGCCCACCCGGGGGCGCAGTGGTAG
- the paaB gene encoding 1,2-phenylacetyl-CoA epoxidase subunit PaaB — translation MSGTDSPNPLWEVFVRARRGLAHTHVGSLHAPDAELALRNARDLYTRRQEGVSIWVVPAAAITASSPDEKDAFFDPAADKVYRHPTFYEVPDGVAHL, via the coding sequence ATGAGCGGGACCGACAGCCCGAACCCGCTGTGGGAGGTCTTCGTGCGGGCCCGGCGCGGCCTGGCGCACACCCACGTCGGCAGCCTGCACGCCCCCGACGCCGAGCTGGCCCTGCGCAACGCCCGGGACCTCTACACCCGCCGCCAGGAGGGGGTGTCGATCTGGGTGGTGCCGGCCGCCGCGATCACCGCGTCCAGCCCCGACGAGAAGGACGCCTTCTTCGACCCGGCGGCCGACAAGGTCTACCGCCACCCCACCTTCTACGAGGTGCCGGACGGGGTGGCCCACCTGTGA